One genomic region from Streptomyces sp. NBC_00582 encodes:
- a CDS encoding AurF N-oxygenase family protein — MTTLTDGDALDGLRDALGLLKDREQVAERLLASSAKHSFDPDEELDWDAPFEEGKWFWPPELVSLYDTPLWKRMGEEQRILLSRHEAAALASLGIWFEIILMQLLVRHIYDKAATSAHVRYALTEIEDECRHSKMFARLIAQGGTPWYPVSRVHQNMGRLFKTVSTTPGSFTATLLGEEVLDWMQRLTFPDERVQPLIRGVTRIHVVEEARHVRYAREELRRQMLTAPRWSQEFTRVTSGEFARIFSVAFVNPEVYTNVGLDRREAMAQVKASAHRREIMQTGAKRLTDFLDDIGVLRGVGRRLWRSSGLLA, encoded by the coding sequence ATGACGACCCTCACGGACGGCGACGCCCTGGACGGCCTGCGCGACGCCCTCGGTCTGCTCAAGGACCGCGAACAGGTGGCCGAGCGGCTTCTCGCCTCCTCCGCCAAGCACTCCTTCGACCCGGACGAGGAGCTCGACTGGGACGCGCCCTTCGAGGAGGGCAAGTGGTTCTGGCCGCCGGAGCTGGTGTCGCTGTACGACACCCCGCTGTGGAAGCGGATGGGCGAGGAGCAGCGGATCCTGCTGTCGCGGCACGAGGCGGCGGCGCTGGCCTCGCTGGGGATCTGGTTCGAGATCATCCTGATGCAACTGCTCGTCCGGCACATCTACGACAAGGCGGCGACGAGCGCCCACGTGCGGTACGCGCTCACCGAGATCGAGGACGAGTGCCGGCACTCGAAGATGTTCGCCCGGCTGATCGCTCAGGGCGGCACCCCCTGGTACCCGGTGAGCCGGGTCCACCAGAACATGGGCCGTCTGTTCAAGACGGTCTCCACCACCCCCGGCTCCTTCACGGCGACCCTCCTCGGCGAGGAGGTCCTGGACTGGATGCAGCGCCTGACCTTCCCGGACGAGCGCGTCCAGCCCCTGATCCGCGGCGTCACCCGCATCCACGTGGTGGAGGAGGCCCGCCACGTCCGCTACGCCCGCGAGGAGCTCCGCCGCCAGATGCTGACCGCGCCCCGGTGGTCCCAGGAGTTCACCCGGGTCACCTCCGGCGAGTTCGCCCGCATCTTCTCGGTCGCCTTCGTGAACCCGGAGGTCTACACGAACGTCGGCCTGGACCGGCGCGAGGCGATGGCCCAGGTGAAGGCGAGCGCCCACCGCCGCGAGATCATGCAGACGGGCGCGAAACGCCTGACGGACTTCCTGGACGACATAGGGGTCCTACGGGGCGTGGGCCGCCGCCTGTGGAGGTCGTCGGGCTTGTTGGCGTAG
- a CDS encoding TetR/AcrR family transcriptional regulator, whose product MPPAAPAYRRLSVEERRAQLLDAALTLFAHRLPEDVSLDDVAEAAGVSRPLVYRYFPGGKQQLYEAALRSAAEELHHCFDEPHDGPLLPRLSRAVDRYLGFVTRHDAGFSALLQGGSVVETSRTTAIVDGVRRAAAEHIYSHLGVPDPGPRLRMTVRMWITAVEAASLIWLDEGRQPPAEELRDWLVEQFVAIVTVTAARDPQTAELVRHALSAAG is encoded by the coding sequence ATGCCCCCCGCCGCCCCCGCCTACCGCCGCCTCAGTGTCGAAGAGCGCCGCGCCCAACTCCTCGACGCGGCCCTCACCCTCTTCGCCCACCGCCTCCCCGAGGACGTCTCCCTGGACGACGTGGCGGAGGCCGCCGGGGTCTCCCGCCCACTGGTCTACCGCTACTTCCCGGGCGGAAAGCAGCAGCTCTACGAGGCCGCGCTGCGCTCCGCCGCCGAGGAGCTCCACCACTGCTTCGACGAGCCCCACGACGGCCCCCTCCTCCCCCGCCTCTCCCGCGCCGTGGACCGCTACCTCGGCTTCGTCACCCGGCACGACGCCGGCTTCAGCGCCCTCCTCCAGGGCGGCAGCGTGGTGGAGACGTCACGGACGACGGCCATCGTGGACGGCGTCCGACGGGCCGCGGCCGAGCACATCTACAGCCATCTCGGCGTCCCCGATCCCGGCCCCCGGCTGCGGATGACCGTGCGGATGTGGATCACCGCCGTCGAGGCGGCCTCGCTGATCTGGCTGGACGAGGGCCGGCAGCCGCCCGCCGAGGAGCTGCGGGACTGGCTGGTGGAGCAGTTCGTCGCGATCGTCACGGTGACCGCGGCACGCGATCCGCAGACCGCCGAGCTGGTCCGGCACGCGCTGAGCGCGGCGGGCTGA
- a CDS encoding C40 family peptidase has translation MSGRLLRLACAVVTAALAAQAAVAGGVAVAVPEPPDPGGRALPAPPGGRTVSELLTDLQRLYREAEKATEAYNATEEALEQRRAETDRLDADLAEARLTLHESRGAAGRLARQQYQNTTDISPYVRLLLARDPQQALDQGHVIGRLARERAETVGRLEGSERRADGLAREARTALDRQLTLTERKKKERDAVRRRLDDVEKLLASLTAAQLAAIAELEKDGVAQAQRELLASGALKDDEKPSREGDEALRYAVRQIGKPYAWGAEGPTSYDCSGLTSQAWSHAGTPIPRTSQEQWARLPRIPLKDLRPGDLVIYFPEATHVAMYMGEGMVVQAPRTGEKIKISPIASNPILGAVRPDARTPLGT, from the coding sequence GTGTCAGGAAGGCTGCTGCGTCTGGCCTGTGCGGTCGTTACGGCGGCGCTGGCCGCGCAGGCCGCCGTGGCGGGCGGTGTCGCCGTCGCCGTACCGGAGCCGCCGGACCCCGGCGGACGGGCGCTGCCGGCCCCACCCGGCGGGCGGACCGTGTCCGAGCTGCTGACGGACCTTCAGCGGCTGTACCGAGAGGCCGAGAAGGCCACCGAGGCCTACAACGCCACCGAGGAGGCCCTCGAGCAGCGGCGGGCCGAGACCGACCGGCTGGACGCCGATCTCGCCGAGGCCCGGCTGACCCTGCACGAGAGCCGGGGCGCGGCCGGGCGGCTGGCCCGCCAGCAGTACCAGAACACCACCGACATCTCCCCGTACGTACGGCTGCTGCTGGCCCGCGACCCGCAACAGGCCCTGGACCAGGGCCATGTCATCGGCCGGCTGGCGCGGGAGCGGGCCGAGACGGTGGGCCGGCTGGAGGGCAGCGAACGCAGGGCCGACGGGCTGGCCCGCGAGGCACGCACGGCCCTCGACCGGCAACTCACCCTCACCGAGCGGAAGAAGAAGGAGCGCGACGCCGTCCGCCGCCGCCTGGACGACGTGGAGAAACTGCTCGCCTCCCTCACCGCGGCCCAGCTCGCGGCGATCGCCGAACTGGAGAAGGACGGGGTGGCGCAGGCGCAGCGCGAGCTCCTGGCGTCCGGCGCGCTCAAGGACGACGAGAAGCCCTCGCGGGAGGGCGACGAGGCACTGCGCTACGCCGTCCGCCAGATCGGCAAGCCGTACGCCTGGGGCGCGGAGGGACCGACGTCGTACGACTGCTCGGGCCTGACCTCGCAGGCGTGGAGCCACGCGGGCACCCCGATCCCCCGCACCAGCCAGGAGCAGTGGGCCCGACTCCCGCGGATCCCCCTCAAGGACCTGCGCCCCGGAGACCTGGTGATCTACTTCCCCGAGGCGACCCATGTGGCCATGTACATGGGCGAGGGAATGGTGGTCCAGGCCCCCAGAACAGGCGAGAAGATCAAGATCTCCCCGATCGCATCCAACCCGATCCTGGGAGCGGTACGCCCCGATGCGAGGACCCCCCTGGGGACCTAG
- a CDS encoding styrene monooxygenase/indole monooxygenase family protein, with amino-acid sequence MRKILVVGAGQSGLQLALGLQSHGYEVTLMSNRTADEIRSGRVMSTQCMFHTALQHERDLQLNFWESQAPKIAGLGVSVAAPGSHDPGPTQRAIDWVGTLDGFAQSVDQRVKMAGWMEIFAQRGGQLVIHGAAVSDLDYFSRAYDLVLVSAGKGELVSMFARDPERSPYTEPQRALAVSYVHGMGPRPEHPDMEAVRCNLVPGVGELFVMPTFTTSGRADILFWEGVPGGPLDVFNGVKDPAEHLSLTLELMERFTPWEYARATKVELTDAGGTLAGRYAPTVRNPVGRLPGGGLVLGVADVVVANDPITGQGSNSASKCAAAYLASILEHGEKEFDEEWMRATFDRYWDTAQHVTKWTNAMLAPPPEHIVNLLGAAGQLPVVADRFANAFNDPADFENFFYEPEKTAAYLTSVTGA; translated from the coding sequence ATGCGGAAGATACTCGTCGTAGGAGCCGGCCAGTCCGGTCTCCAGCTCGCCCTCGGCCTCCAGTCGCACGGGTACGAGGTCACCCTGATGTCCAACCGGACGGCGGACGAGATCCGCTCCGGCCGGGTCATGTCGACGCAGTGCATGTTCCACACCGCCCTCCAGCACGAGCGCGACCTCCAGCTGAACTTCTGGGAGTCCCAGGCCCCGAAGATCGCCGGACTGGGCGTCTCGGTCGCGGCCCCCGGCTCGCACGACCCGGGCCCGACGCAGCGCGCGATCGACTGGGTGGGCACCCTCGACGGGTTCGCGCAGTCCGTCGACCAGCGGGTGAAGATGGCCGGCTGGATGGAGATCTTCGCCCAGCGCGGCGGCCAGCTCGTCATCCACGGCGCGGCCGTCTCCGACCTCGACTACTTCTCCCGCGCCTACGACCTCGTCCTGGTCTCGGCGGGCAAGGGCGAGCTGGTGTCGATGTTCGCCCGTGACCCCGAGCGCTCCCCGTACACCGAGCCGCAGCGCGCGCTCGCGGTGTCGTACGTCCACGGCATGGGCCCCCGCCCCGAGCACCCGGACATGGAAGCGGTCCGCTGCAACCTCGTCCCCGGCGTCGGCGAACTCTTCGTCATGCCGACGTTCACCACCTCCGGCCGCGCCGACATCCTCTTCTGGGAGGGTGTACCCGGCGGTCCGCTCGACGTCTTCAACGGCGTCAAGGACCCGGCGGAGCACCTCTCCCTGACCCTGGAACTCATGGAGAGGTTCACGCCCTGGGAGTACGCGCGGGCGACGAAGGTCGAACTCACCGACGCCGGTGGCACGTTGGCCGGACGGTATGCGCCGACCGTCCGCAACCCCGTCGGCCGGCTGCCCGGCGGCGGTCTGGTGCTGGGCGTCGCCGATGTCGTCGTCGCCAACGACCCGATCACCGGCCAGGGCTCCAACTCCGCCTCCAAGTGCGCGGCCGCCTACCTCGCGTCGATCCTCGAGCACGGGGAGAAGGAGTTCGACGAGGAGTGGATGCGGGCCACCTTCGACCGCTACTGGGACACCGCCCAGCACGTCACCAAGTGGACGAACGCGATGCTGGCCCCGCCGCCGGAGCACATCGTGAACCTGCTGGGGGCGGCGGGGCAGCTGCCGGTCGTGGCTGATCGTTTCGCCAATGCCTTCAACGACCCGGCCGATTTCGAGAACTTCTTCTACGAGCCGGAGAAGACGGCCGCGTACCTGACCTCGGTCACTGGAGCCTGA
- a CDS encoding GTP-binding protein, translating to MDSVVSDASSFGVTPLVVPEPDEPLQLWQTDRTRAPIATKIVVAGGFGVGKTTLVGTVSEIEPLQTEALMTEASAETDDLSGTPAKTTTTVAMDYGRITLDDDLVLYLFGTPGQQRFWFMWDDLVRGAIGAVVLADTRRLKDSFPALDYFESCGLPYVVAVNHFDGSELFEPADVREALTIPAHIPVMIMDARRRISVIETLLALVGHALDETPE from the coding sequence GTGGACTCCGTCGTCTCTGACGCCTCCTCCTTTGGCGTCACCCCCCTCGTCGTGCCCGAACCCGACGAGCCCCTTCAGCTCTGGCAGACGGACCGCACCCGAGCCCCCATAGCCACCAAGATCGTGGTGGCGGGCGGTTTCGGCGTCGGCAAGACCACCCTCGTCGGCACCGTCTCCGAGATCGAGCCCCTCCAGACGGAGGCGCTGATGACCGAGGCGAGCGCGGAGACCGACGACCTCTCGGGCACGCCGGCGAAGACCACCACCACGGTCGCGATGGACTACGGCCGCATCACGCTCGACGACGACCTGGTGCTCTACCTGTTCGGCACGCCGGGCCAGCAGCGGTTCTGGTTCATGTGGGACGACCTGGTGCGCGGCGCGATCGGCGCGGTCGTCCTCGCCGACACCCGCCGGCTGAAGGACTCCTTCCCCGCGCTGGACTACTTCGAGAGCTGCGGACTGCCGTACGTCGTCGCGGTCAACCACTTCGACGGCAGCGAGCTGTTCGAGCCCGCGGACGTGCGGGAGGCGCTCACGATCCCCGCGCACATACCTGTCATGATCATGGATGCGCGGCGCCGGATCTCGGTGATCGAGACCCTCCTGGCCCTGGTGGGCCACGCGCTGGACGAAACCCCCGAGTAG
- a CDS encoding DUF742 domain-containing protein, giving the protein MSTGPVNKKQLPVRGGDRRPARVRPYSLTGGRTRFGHVLLVETFVAALEAPEERKELTNGSLKSTVMPELRAIVELCRRMRTVAEIAALLKMPLGVVRVLLSDLADQGKIRVYGTGTAHGTGRPDRALLERVLSGLRRL; this is encoded by the coding sequence ATGAGCACCGGGCCGGTCAACAAGAAGCAGCTCCCCGTCCGCGGCGGCGACCGCAGGCCCGCCCGCGTCCGCCCCTACTCGCTCACCGGCGGCCGTACCCGCTTCGGCCACGTCCTCCTCGTGGAGACGTTCGTGGCGGCCCTCGAAGCCCCCGAGGAGCGCAAGGAACTGACGAACGGCTCCCTCAAGTCCACGGTCATGCCGGAACTTCGGGCCATCGTCGAACTGTGCCGCCGTATGCGCACGGTGGCCGAGATCGCCGCGCTGCTGAAGATGCCGCTCGGTGTGGTCCGGGTGCTGCTCAGCGACCTCGCGGACCAGGGAAAGATCCGTGTGTACGGCACCGGTACCGCTCACGGTACGGGCCGTCCCGACCGCGCTCTGCTGGAAAGGGTGCTGAGTGGACTCCGTCGTCTCTGA
- a CDS encoding roadblock/LC7 domain-containing protein, giving the protein MTAPSTFGLSSEARNLHWLLTNLVEEVPGIQSVAVVSSDGLLLLSSDPGLPHARTRLRGGTPTDQARQSRSDKPTGPRGSSADLATIVSGIGSLTIGAAKLIDFGGVKHTMIAMEEGSLFVMSISDGSLLGVHGSADCDMSVVAYHMALFVGRAGHVLTPELRSELRQSLESESAGSGR; this is encoded by the coding sequence TTGACCGCGCCCAGTACCTTCGGACTGAGCAGTGAAGCTCGAAACCTGCACTGGCTGTTGACCAACCTCGTGGAGGAGGTCCCCGGCATCCAGTCCGTCGCCGTCGTCTCCTCCGACGGCCTGCTCCTGCTCTCCTCGGACCCCGGCCTCCCCCACGCGCGAACGCGCTTGCGCGGGGGCACCCCCACCGACCAGGCCCGCCAGTCCCGCAGCGACAAACCCACCGGCCCGCGCGGTTCCTCCGCGGACCTCGCCACCATCGTCTCCGGCATCGGCAGCCTCACCATCGGCGCCGCCAAACTGATCGACTTCGGCGGGGTGAAGCACACCATGATCGCCATGGAGGAGGGCAGCCTCTTCGTGATGTCGATCAGCGACGGCTCCCTGCTCGGCGTCCACGGCTCCGCCGACTGCGACATGAGCGTGGTGGCGTACCACATGGCCCTCTTCGTGGGCCGCGCCGGACACGTTCTGACCCCCGAACTCCGCAGCGAGCTGCGCCAGTCGCTGGAGTCGGAGTCGGCCGGGAGCGGCCGATGA
- a CDS encoding sensor histidine kinase gives MQKTRPRRTGRQTASEGGAERTPVGKGRPTHVRNRLIVAVAVVAAAIAGAGAPAVLTASGQLKDSQDLVTLAEQTEDALVLAQSLADERDEVTTYIAAGRPKSAAPSEDGMARVDRQARELEETDLSATLRAALDSLASVRGSAITGDGDALEAHEAYSAVITALHGLADKLAEDMPPRAGSGAYALAELDAAVQQASAARGLLLAALNVPTSTKSVYDPATGLTTTEKTSSAADAKVRDALTAAAQQARVRSDAALADFREGAPRDAVDSYDSNVTGGEVDTAEKYLTDLTDQPVLSDDELGTGTKKLDSALSARVALMRGVESSFYDQRTKDLARLRDEDVTALEIRVALIGALMLLAVVVSTGMARSLTFPLSVLRRGSARLAEAENPGAEEPVRFTGRNDEFAQVVRSVNALHEHAVALQERVTTLESDRKHLVGQRQKMADAREELRAELADSAGRLERLRGAIGGTFVNLALRTLGLVERQLAVIESLEEREQDPDRLATLFKLDHFATVMRRHNENLLVLAGTEHVQQHAGPIPLVDVVRAAVSEIERYERVRIASLPPHAHVAGFAADDLSHLLAELMENATSFSPPDLPVEISGWLLENGEVMLSVQDEGIGLDAERLVRLNSRLTDFDPETPYDQEGEDGLGLGLYVVARLAHRHGVRVTLREQKQGGTAAVAVLPTALLAAAPAAAVPPATPASATGHAFSLPGADAEANSNVLPGRTKPTDDPLVALAENAVRQAEDSPQEPPREDPATDTPADDTRAAERPAAQDPVSAAERSAPERPAETTMELLLPHPRGEADGDPGGTTGPGRTDGTTGPGRTDGTTGPDGADETRTDHSRVPDAPEALVADEDPVTDKGLPKRTPKITVPTQAPRRRTGSVDAEALRRRLGGFRRGAEAGYREVEAEIAEKTGQNKVPAPASPQDAHAHAEEDTGGTVEEASS, from the coding sequence GTGCAGAAGACGCGGCCTCGGCGCACAGGCAGGCAGACGGCCTCCGAGGGGGGCGCGGAGCGCACCCCTGTCGGCAAGGGCCGCCCGACCCATGTACGCAACCGGCTGATCGTCGCCGTCGCCGTGGTGGCCGCCGCCATCGCCGGAGCCGGCGCCCCCGCCGTCCTCACCGCCTCCGGGCAGCTGAAGGACTCCCAGGACCTGGTCACCCTCGCCGAGCAGACCGAGGACGCCCTCGTCCTCGCCCAGTCCCTCGCGGACGAGCGCGACGAGGTCACCACCTACATCGCGGCCGGCCGTCCCAAGTCCGCGGCGCCGTCCGAGGACGGCATGGCCCGGGTGGACCGGCAGGCACGCGAGCTGGAGGAGACCGACCTCTCCGCCACCCTGCGCGCCGCACTCGACTCCCTCGCGTCCGTGCGCGGCTCGGCGATCACCGGTGACGGCGACGCCCTGGAGGCGCACGAGGCGTACTCCGCGGTCATCACCGCCCTGCACGGTCTCGCCGACAAGCTCGCCGAGGACATGCCGCCCCGCGCGGGCTCCGGCGCGTACGCCCTCGCCGAGCTCGACGCCGCCGTACAGCAGGCCTCCGCGGCCCGCGGGCTGCTGCTCGCCGCGCTGAACGTGCCCACGAGCACCAAGTCCGTCTACGACCCGGCGACCGGCCTGACGACCACTGAGAAGACCTCCTCGGCCGCCGACGCCAAGGTGCGCGACGCGCTCACCGCCGCCGCCCAGCAGGCCCGGGTGCGCTCCGACGCGGCCCTCGCCGACTTCCGCGAGGGCGCCCCGCGTGACGCGGTGGACTCCTACGACTCCAACGTCACCGGCGGCGAGGTCGACACCGCCGAGAAGTACCTCACCGACCTCACCGACCAGCCCGTCCTGAGCGACGACGAGCTCGGGACCGGCACCAAGAAGCTGGACTCCGCGCTCTCCGCCCGGGTCGCCCTGATGCGCGGCGTCGAGTCCTCGTTCTACGACCAGCGCACCAAGGACCTCGCCCGGCTCCGCGACGAGGACGTCACCGCGCTGGAGATCCGGGTCGCCCTGATCGGCGCCCTGATGCTGCTGGCGGTCGTCGTCAGCACCGGCATGGCCCGCAGCCTCACCTTCCCGCTGTCGGTGCTGCGACGCGGCTCCGCCCGGCTCGCCGAGGCCGAGAACCCGGGCGCGGAGGAGCCGGTGCGGTTCACCGGCCGCAACGACGAGTTCGCCCAGGTCGTCCGGTCCGTCAACGCCCTGCACGAGCACGCCGTCGCCCTCCAGGAGCGGGTCACCACCCTGGAGTCCGACCGCAAGCACCTCGTCGGGCAGCGGCAGAAGATGGCCGACGCCCGCGAGGAACTGCGCGCCGAACTCGCCGACTCCGCGGGCCGGCTCGAGCGGCTGCGCGGCGCCATCGGCGGCACCTTCGTCAACCTCGCGCTGCGCACCCTCGGTCTCGTCGAGCGGCAGCTCGCCGTCATCGAGAGCCTGGAGGAGCGCGAGCAGGACCCGGACCGGCTCGCGACCCTCTTCAAGCTCGACCACTTCGCCACCGTCATGCGCCGCCACAACGAGAACCTCCTCGTCCTGGCCGGCACCGAGCACGTCCAGCAGCACGCGGGCCCGATCCCGCTGGTGGACGTCGTCCGGGCGGCGGTCAGCGAGATCGAGCGCTACGAGCGGGTCCGCATCGCCTCCCTGCCGCCGCACGCGCACGTGGCGGGCTTCGCCGCCGACGACCTGAGCCACCTCCTCGCCGAACTCATGGAGAACGCCACCTCGTTCTCGCCGCCGGACCTCCCCGTGGAGATCTCCGGCTGGCTCCTGGAGAACGGCGAGGTCATGCTCTCCGTCCAGGACGAGGGCATCGGCCTCGACGCGGAGCGGCTCGTCCGCCTCAACTCCCGCCTCACCGACTTCGACCCGGAGACCCCGTACGACCAGGAGGGCGAGGACGGCCTCGGCCTCGGCCTGTACGTCGTGGCCCGGCTCGCCCACCGGCACGGGGTGCGGGTGACGCTGCGCGAGCAGAAGCAGGGCGGGACCGCGGCCGTCGCCGTCCTGCCGACCGCGCTGCTGGCCGCCGCCCCGGCCGCCGCGGTCCCCCCGGCCACCCCCGCCTCCGCCACCGGCCACGCCTTCTCGCTGCCCGGCGCGGACGCGGAGGCCAACTCCAACGTCCTCCCCGGCCGCACCAAGCCCACCGACGACCCCTTGGTCGCCCTGGCGGAGAACGCCGTACGCCAGGCGGAGGACTCCCCGCAGGAACCTCCCCGGGAGGACCCGGCCACCGACACCCCGGCCGACGACACCCGGGCCGCCGAGCGTCCCGCCGCGCAGGACCCGGTCTCCGCCGCGGAGCGCTCCGCCCCCGAGCGTCCCGCCGAGACGACCATGGAACTCCTGCTCCCGCACCCGCGCGGGGAGGCGGACGGCGACCCGGGCGGCACCACCGGTCCCGGCAGGACCGACGGCACCACCGGTCCCGGCAGGACCGACGGCACCACCGGTCCCGACGGCGCCGACGAGACCCGTACGGACCACAGCCGGGTCCCGGACGCGCCGGAGGCACTCGTCGCCGACGAAGACCCCGTCACCGACAAGGGCCTGCCCAAGCGCACCCCCAAGATCACTGTTCCCACCCAGGCCCCGCGCCGGCGGACCGGTTCGGTCGACGCCGAGGCCCTCCGCCGCCGTCTGGGCGGCTTCCGCCGGGGGGCGGAGGCCGGTTACCGCGAGGTGGAGGCGGAGATCGCGGAGAAGACGGGCCAGAACAAGGTTCCGGCACCCGCCTCACCTCAAGATGCACACGCACACGCCGAAGAAGACACGGGGGGCACAGTCGAGGAGGCAAGCAGTTGA
- a CDS encoding MarR family winged helix-turn-helix transcriptional regulator: MHEDANGEPTPRGVDQDDREFLSLERELTVLFRRARANQGEMAREVHPDLESAAYGLLVRLEECGRQRATELAAYIGVGKATMSRQLRALEQLGLIAREPDPADGRAWLVDLTEEGRSRVGRVREARRERYVTHFSDWDRREVAELARLLHQLNRGMEK; this comes from the coding sequence GTGCACGAGGATGCGAACGGCGAGCCGACGCCGCGCGGGGTCGACCAGGACGACCGGGAGTTCCTCTCCCTGGAGAGGGAGCTCACGGTGCTGTTCCGGCGCGCCCGCGCCAACCAGGGCGAGATGGCCCGCGAGGTCCACCCCGACCTGGAGTCCGCCGCGTACGGCCTCCTCGTCCGCCTGGAGGAGTGCGGCCGCCAGCGCGCCACCGAACTGGCCGCCTACATCGGCGTCGGCAAGGCCACCATGTCCCGTCAGCTCCGCGCCCTGGAGCAGCTCGGACTGATCGCCCGCGAGCCCGACCCGGCCGACGGGCGCGCCTGGCTCGTCGACCTCACGGAGGAGGGCCGCAGCAGGGTGGGCCGGGTCCGCGAGGCCCGCCGCGAGCGGTACGTCACCCACTTCTCCGACTGGGACCGGCGCGAGGTCGCGGAACTGGCCCGGCTGCTGCACCAGCTCAACCGGGGCATGGAGAAGTAA